A single window of Halalkalicoccus subterraneus DNA harbors:
- a CDS encoding 2Fe-2S iron-sulfur cluster-binding protein produces the protein MTHEITLEWPDDRVETFSAEEDETVLEAAARGGIRLPYDCRSGTCAECVGQVLEGSIEHRRMPRALEESDRRDGYALLCIAVPREDCRIRTGSRLTAELGSSPWS, from the coding sequence GACGACCGCGTCGAAACCTTTTCAGCCGAGGAAGACGAGACGGTCCTCGAAGCCGCCGCTCGCGGGGGAATCCGTCTTCCCTACGACTGTCGTAGCGGGACCTGTGCCGAATGTGTCGGGCAGGTCTTGGAGGGGAGTATCGAACACCGCAGGATGCCACGTGCGCTCGAAGAGTCGGACAGAAGGGATGGCTACGCACTGCTGTGTATCGCGGTTCCACGGGAGGACTGTCGGATCCGTACGGGATCGCGACTCACGGCCGAACTCGGGTCGAGCCCGTGGAGTTAG